The proteins below are encoded in one region of Enhydrobacter sp.:
- a CDS encoding acylphosphatase — MALQARLTITGRVQGVGYRDWVVDTGRSLGLAGWVRNRGDGAVEALIVGEDAAVGAMIDACRQGPPLARVDEIEVEPVDLDILPDGFRRLPTA; from the coding sequence ATGGCGCTGCAGGCGCGGCTCACCATCACAGGCCGGGTGCAGGGCGTGGGCTACCGCGACTGGGTCGTCGATACCGGCCGAAGCCTCGGGCTCGCGGGCTGGGTGCGCAATCGTGGCGACGGCGCGGTCGAGGCTCTGATCGTAGGCGAGGATGCCGCCGTCGGCGCCATGATCGATGCCTGCCGGCAGGGTCCGCCGCTCGCGCGCGTGGACGAGATCGAGGTCGAGCCGGTCGATCTCGACATCCTGCCGGATGGCTTCAGGCGGCTGCCGACGGCCTGA
- a CDS encoding isovaleryl-CoA dehydrogenase, translated as MIPNAMPPFDFGLGETADALRDQIQRFAAEEVAPIAAEIDRTDRFPRELWPKMGALGLHGITVEEEYGGAGLGYLEHVVAVEEVSRASAAVGLSYGAHSNLCVNQIRRNGSDEQKKRFLPRLISGEHVGSLAMSESGAGSDVVSMKLRADRKGDRYVLNGTKMWITNSPDAQVIVVYAKTDPAAGPRGITAFIVETDRKGFKVAQKLDKMGMRGSSTGELVFEDCEIPEENVLGAVGKGVNVLMSGLDYERAVLAAGPLGIMQSALDIAVPYVHERKQFGQPIGEFQLVQGKLADMYTTMNACKAYVYAVAKACDRGQTTRKDSAGAILYAAEKATQVALDAIQLLGGNGYINDYPTGRLLRDAKLYEIGAGTSEIRRMLIGRELFAETA; from the coding sequence ATGATCCCCAATGCCATGCCGCCGTTCGATTTCGGGCTGGGCGAGACCGCCGACGCCCTGCGCGACCAGATCCAGCGCTTCGCCGCGGAGGAGGTGGCGCCGATCGCGGCCGAGATCGACAGGACCGACCGCTTCCCGCGCGAACTCTGGCCGAAGATGGGCGCGCTCGGCCTGCACGGCATCACGGTCGAGGAGGAATACGGCGGGGCGGGGCTCGGCTATCTCGAGCACGTGGTGGCGGTCGAGGAGGTGAGCCGCGCTTCGGCGGCGGTGGGGCTGAGCTACGGCGCGCACTCCAACCTCTGCGTCAACCAGATCCGCCGCAACGGCAGCGACGAGCAGAAGAAGCGCTTCCTGCCCAGGCTGATCTCGGGCGAGCATGTCGGCAGCCTCGCCATGAGCGAGTCCGGGGCGGGCTCCGACGTGGTGTCGATGAAGCTGCGGGCCGACCGGAAGGGCGACCGCTATGTGCTGAACGGCACCAAGATGTGGATCACCAACAGCCCCGACGCGCAGGTGATCGTGGTCTATGCCAAGACCGATCCCGCGGCCGGGCCGCGCGGCATCACGGCCTTCATCGTCGAGACCGACCGCAAGGGCTTCAAGGTGGCGCAGAAGCTCGACAAGATGGGCATGCGGGGCTCCTCCACCGGCGAGCTGGTGTTCGAGGATTGCGAGATCCCCGAGGAGAACGTGCTGGGCGCCGTCGGCAAGGGCGTGAACGTGCTGATGAGCGGGCTCGACTACGAGCGCGCCGTCCTGGCCGCCGGGCCGCTCGGCATCATGCAGTCGGCGCTGGACATCGCGGTGCCGTATGTCCACGAGCGCAAGCAGTTCGGCCAGCCGATCGGCGAGTTCCAGCTCGTGCAGGGCAAGCTCGCCGACATGTACACGACCATGAACGCCTGCAAGGCCTACGTCTATGCCGTGGCCAAGGCGTGCGATCGCGGCCAGACGACGCGCAAGGATTCCGCCGGCGCGATCCTCTACGCCGCCGAGAAGGCGACCCAGGTGGCGCTCGACGCGATCCAGCTCCTGGGCGGCAACGGCTACATCAACGACTATCCGACGGGCCGCCTGCTGCGCGACGCCAAGCTCTACGAGATCGGCGCCGGCACCAGCGAGATCCGCCGCATGCTGATCGGCCGCGAGCTGTTCGCGGAGACGGCCTGA
- a CDS encoding molybdopterin-dependent oxidoreductase, producing MPDQTIYQRPRRPGRAGETVVTSTCGHNCGGRCVVNAHVVEGRIVKISTDPARWRPELPALHACARGVGQIERVYHPDRLKYPMRRTGPRAAGQFERISWDEALDHVAREMLRIRREHGNAAILNASRSGSLSMLHGGGVAKRFFYKFGGCTDLWSNMSAEAEIFAVRMTFGARAEYKSAGREPTDYVNSKLILMWGWSPGDGTFGTGTLQYLKEARKKGVRIVCVDPRRTRTSLALADEHIFIRPSTDAAALIAMAQVIVSEGLHDQAYCDRHVLGFDEAHLPADAPAGASYRAYLMGESDGVPKTPEWAEARCGIPAETIRRLAIEFATAKPAALQCGYAPGRTAFGEQFHRAAYALAAITGNVGIAGGNSGVSNGATGRCGIRSLPTGDNPIDARVSSPLLADLLARGRAGGYPADIRMIYSAGGDLFNQCPNANKMAASLDGVELIVVQDHFVTPTARHADILLPATTFWERNDVHTPWAGAGHYAIYMKQAIAPMYECRNDIDIFAELARRVGIADYNDRSEEEWLRELTRDAIDDFDAFAENGVARLAPPNDAVAFAAQIRDPENHTFTTPSGRIEIYSMTLAARPDPYGLGRIPPIPTWIEPHGPEPRHPLMLCSPKSRARTHSIHGNQPLLARVDPDDIWMNPADASARGIADGQMVRVFNDRGSTRLPVKVTARIAPGVVSIKEGAWFTPDARGTDTSGCANALTADRSAPCGATTYNTNLVEVERAA from the coding sequence ATGCCGGATCAGACGATCTACCAGAGGCCGCGCCGCCCCGGCCGGGCGGGCGAGACGGTGGTCACCAGCACCTGCGGGCACAATTGCGGCGGACGGTGCGTGGTGAACGCTCATGTGGTCGAGGGCCGCATCGTCAAAATCTCGACCGACCCGGCGCGCTGGCGGCCGGAGCTGCCGGCGCTCCATGCCTGCGCCCGTGGCGTGGGACAGATCGAGCGGGTCTATCATCCGGACCGGCTGAAATATCCCATGCGGCGCACCGGCCCGCGCGCCGCCGGGCAATTCGAGCGGATCTCGTGGGACGAGGCGCTCGACCATGTGGCGCGCGAGATGCTGCGCATCCGCCGCGAGCACGGCAACGCCGCCATCCTCAACGCCTCGCGCTCGGGCAGCCTCTCGATGCTGCACGGCGGCGGCGTCGCCAAGCGCTTCTTCTACAAGTTCGGCGGCTGCACCGATCTCTGGTCGAACATGTCGGCCGAGGCCGAGATCTTCGCCGTGCGCATGACCTTCGGCGCCAGGGCCGAGTACAAGAGCGCCGGCCGCGAGCCGACCGACTACGTGAACTCGAAGCTGATCCTGATGTGGGGCTGGAGCCCGGGCGACGGCACCTTCGGTACCGGCACGCTGCAATATCTCAAGGAGGCGAGGAAGAAGGGCGTGCGCATCGTTTGCGTCGATCCGCGGCGCACGCGCACCAGCCTGGCGCTGGCCGACGAGCACATCTTCATCAGGCCCTCGACCGACGCGGCCGCGCTGATCGCGATGGCCCAGGTGATCGTGAGCGAGGGCCTGCACGACCAGGCCTATTGCGATCGCCACGTGCTGGGCTTCGACGAGGCGCACCTGCCAGCGGACGCGCCGGCCGGCGCCTCCTATCGCGCCTACCTGATGGGCGAGAGCGACGGCGTGCCGAAGACGCCGGAATGGGCCGAGGCGCGTTGCGGCATCCCGGCGGAGACGATCCGGCGCCTCGCGATCGAGTTCGCCACAGCCAAGCCTGCGGCCCTGCAGTGCGGCTATGCGCCCGGCCGCACGGCGTTCGGCGAGCAGTTCCATCGCGCCGCCTATGCACTCGCCGCCATCACCGGCAATGTCGGCATCGCCGGCGGCAACTCCGGCGTCAGCAACGGCGCCACCGGCCGCTGCGGCATCCGGAGCCTGCCGACCGGCGACAATCCGATCGACGCCCGCGTCTCCTCGCCGTTGCTGGCCGACCTGCTGGCGCGCGGCCGGGCCGGCGGCTATCCGGCCGACATCCGGATGATCTATTCGGCCGGCGGCGATCTCTTCAACCAGTGCCCCAACGCCAACAAGATGGCGGCGTCGCTGGATGGCGTGGAGCTGATCGTCGTGCAGGACCACTTCGTGACGCCGACCGCGCGCCATGCCGACATCCTGTTGCCGGCGACCACCTTCTGGGAGCGGAACGACGTGCACACGCCGTGGGCTGGCGCGGGGCACTACGCGATCTACATGAAGCAGGCGATCGCGCCGATGTACGAATGCCGCAACGACATCGACATCTTCGCCGAGCTCGCGCGCCGCGTCGGTATCGCCGACTACAACGACCGCAGCGAGGAGGAATGGCTGCGCGAGCTCACGCGCGACGCGATCGACGACTTCGACGCCTTCGCGGAGAACGGCGTCGCGCGATTGGCGCCGCCGAACGACGCCGTCGCCTTCGCCGCGCAGATCCGCGATCCGGAGAACCACACGTTCACGACCCCCTCCGGCAGGATCGAGATCTATTCCATGACGCTCGCGGCCAGGCCCGACCCCTACGGTCTCGGCCGCATCCCGCCGATCCCGACCTGGATCGAGCCGCATGGGCCCGAGCCGCGCCATCCGCTGATGCTCTGCAGTCCCAAGTCGCGGGCGCGCACCCATTCGATCCACGGCAACCAGCCACTGCTGGCGCGCGTCGATCCCGACGACATCTGGATGAACCCGGCCGATGCCTCGGCGCGTGGCATCGCCGATGGCCAGATGGTCCGCGTCTTCAACGACCGCGGATCGACGCGGCTGCCGGTCAAGGTCACGGCGCGCATCGCGCCGGGCGTCGTCTCGATCAAGGAGGGCGCCTGGTTCACGCCCGACGCCCGCGGCACCGACACGAGCGGTTGCGCCAACGCGCTCACCGCCGACCGCTCCGCCCCCTGCGGCGCCACGACCTACAACACGAATCTGGTCGAGGTCGAGCGGGCGGCTTGA
- a CDS encoding GMC family oxidoreductase N-terminal domain-containing protein: protein MDEAYDFIVTGAGSAGCAVAGRLSEDGQHRVLLLEAGPRDIYPWIHIPLGYHKTFNNPRVNWMFDSEPEPELNDRILYQPRGKVLGGTSSINGMVYMRGNAADYDEWRQRGCEGWDYESVLPYFKRAEDNVRGADAFHGTGGPLKVSDHRWQPTLARAMHDAAVQAGIPANPDFNGARQEGVGYYQTTIDKARRWSSARAYLGNARRRRNLTIATGAHATRILIEKGRAVGVEYRTLAGLVRATARREVIVSGGVYGSPQLLMLSGLGPAEHLRRHGIAVVRDMPGVGSHLHDHFNTYVAYRCAEPVTMNDLAISLRHRLKAVLQYAFGQTGPLASMGLFVGALVRSDKRLERPDLQINMFAWAVKERNRNGVVPQPFSAFGLSPVHLRPDGRGTVRLRSPDPLAAPEIRFNFLKSAYDFQALIEGMRICREIARQPALRPFVVEEILPGPHVVGEADLRADIRARGVSNLHPVGTCRMGREVDAVVDPQLRLLGIAGLRVADASIMPTIVAGNTNAPSIMIGEKCADMVRAAAR, encoded by the coding sequence ATGGACGAGGCCTACGATTTCATCGTCACCGGCGCCGGATCGGCGGGGTGCGCCGTCGCCGGAAGGCTGAGCGAGGACGGCCAGCATCGCGTCCTGCTGCTGGAGGCCGGGCCGCGCGACATCTACCCCTGGATCCATATCCCGCTCGGCTACCACAAGACCTTCAACAATCCGCGCGTGAACTGGATGTTCGACTCCGAGCCCGAGCCCGAGCTCAACGACCGCATCCTGTACCAGCCGCGCGGCAAGGTGCTGGGCGGCACCAGCTCGATCAACGGCATGGTCTATATGCGCGGCAACGCCGCCGACTACGACGAGTGGCGGCAGCGCGGCTGCGAGGGCTGGGACTACGAGTCGGTCTTGCCCTATTTCAAGCGTGCCGAGGACAATGTGCGCGGGGCCGATGCCTTCCACGGCACCGGCGGACCGCTCAAGGTGAGCGACCACCGCTGGCAGCCAACCCTCGCCCGTGCGATGCACGACGCGGCCGTGCAGGCCGGCATCCCGGCCAATCCCGATTTCAACGGCGCCCGCCAGGAAGGCGTAGGGTACTACCAGACCACCATCGACAAGGCGCGCCGCTGGTCGAGTGCGCGCGCCTATCTCGGCAATGCGCGCCGACGCCGGAACCTCACGATCGCCACCGGCGCCCATGCCACGCGCATCCTGATCGAGAAGGGTCGCGCGGTCGGCGTCGAGTATCGGACCCTCGCGGGCCTCGTGCGGGCCACTGCGCGGCGCGAGGTGATCGTGTCGGGCGGCGTCTACGGCTCGCCGCAGCTCTTGATGCTCTCGGGCCTCGGTCCGGCCGAGCACCTCAGGCGGCACGGCATCGCGGTGGTGCGCGACATGCCGGGTGTCGGAAGCCATCTGCACGATCACTTCAACACCTACGTCGCCTATCGTTGCGCCGAGCCGGTCACCATGAACGATCTCGCGATCAGCCTGCGCCATCGCCTGAAGGCGGTGCTGCAGTACGCCTTCGGCCAGACCGGGCCGCTCGCCAGTATGGGCCTGTTCGTCGGCGCGCTCGTGCGAAGCGACAAGCGGCTGGAGCGGCCGGACCTGCAGATCAACATGTTCGCCTGGGCGGTGAAGGAGCGGAACCGCAACGGCGTCGTGCCGCAGCCCTTCTCCGCCTTCGGCCTCAGCCCCGTGCATCTCAGGCCCGACGGTCGTGGCACGGTGCGCCTCAGGTCGCCCGATCCATTGGCAGCGCCCGAGATCCGCTTCAACTTCCTGAAGAGCGCCTACGATTTCCAGGCGCTGATCGAGGGCATGCGGATCTGCCGCGAGATCGCGCGCCAACCGGCGCTGAGGCCGTTCGTCGTCGAGGAAATCCTGCCCGGCCCCCATGTCGTCGGCGAAGCCGATCTGAGGGCGGATATCCGCGCGCGCGGCGTCTCCAACCTCCATCCCGTCGGCACCTGCCGCATGGGTCGCGAGGTCGACGCCGTGGTCGATCCGCAGCTCCGCCTGCTCGGCATCGCCGGCCTGCGCGTCGCCGACGCCTCGATCATGCCGACGATCGTCGCCGGCAACACCAACGCGCCCTCGATCATGATCGGCGAGAAATGCGCCGATATGGTGCGGGCCGCCGCGCGATAG
- the lipB gene encoding lipoyl(octanoyl) transferase LipB: protein MIPPEWRISDRPVPYGEAVAEMEARVADIRAGRARELLWLLEHPPLYTAGTSARAADLIEPARFPVHVAGRGGQYTYHGPGQRVVYTMLDLRARRQDVRRFVSDLEEWIIRTLARFGVTAERRAGRVGVWVMRPDKPALPDGSPREDKIAAIGIRIRHWVSFHGLSINVEPDLSHYAGIVPCGIAGHGVTSLVDLGLPVTMAALDAALAATFDEVFASPSTVRPSAAA from the coding sequence ATGATCCCGCCCGAATGGCGCATATCCGACCGCCCCGTGCCATATGGGGAGGCGGTGGCCGAGATGGAAGCCCGTGTCGCCGACATCCGCGCCGGCCGCGCGCGCGAACTTTTATGGCTGCTCGAGCATCCGCCCCTCTATACCGCGGGCACCAGCGCCAGGGCCGCCGACCTGATCGAGCCGGCCCGCTTTCCAGTGCACGTCGCCGGCCGCGGCGGGCAGTACACCTATCACGGCCCCGGCCAGCGCGTGGTCTACACGATGCTGGATCTCCGGGCCCGCCGGCAGGATGTGCGGCGGTTCGTGTCCGACCTCGAGGAATGGATCATCCGCACCCTCGCCCGCTTCGGCGTCACGGCCGAGCGCCGCGCCGGCCGGGTGGGCGTCTGGGTCATGCGGCCCGACAAGCCGGCCCTGCCCGACGGCAGTCCGCGCGAGGACAAGATCGCGGCCATCGGCATCCGCATTCGCCACTGGGTGTCGTTCCACGGCCTGTCGATCAATGTCGAGCCGGACCTTTCGCACTATGCCGGCATCGTGCCCTGCGGCATCGCCGGCCATGGCGTCACGTCGCTGGTCGATCTCGGCCTGCCGGTCACCATGGCCGCCCTCGATGCGGCGCTGGCCGCGACGTTCGACGAGGTTTTCGCCTCGCCCTCGACGGTCAGGCCGTCGGCAGCCGCCTGA
- a CDS encoding phosphatase PAP2 family protein: MHAGLRYCPRRRMFNLHSIIDFITDFGDQAVILPLAAAIALIFLVSGWRRGALAWTVAVGATLGLMLVLKLAFLACGHLIPAAGIVSPSGHTAAAAVVYGGLAGIVMRSVTSNRYWLIACTLAVAVLCAIVFGASRLSLGVHSPAEVLAGGMIGVGGAVSSTAFAGVPSPRVRLWHVLAVGLVILILLHGTHLPAEDTIKSMAFTFWPFSACR, translated from the coding sequence ATGCACGCCGGGCTTCGCTATTGTCCGCGGCGACGGATGTTCAATCTCCATTCCATAATCGACTTCATAACGGACTTCGGCGATCAAGCCGTCATCCTGCCGCTGGCGGCGGCCATCGCCCTGATCTTCCTGGTGTCGGGCTGGCGTCGCGGCGCCCTCGCCTGGACGGTTGCCGTGGGCGCCACGCTCGGCCTGATGCTGGTGCTGAAGCTCGCCTTCCTCGCCTGCGGCCATCTGATCCCCGCGGCGGGCATCGTGAGCCCGAGCGGGCACACGGCGGCGGCGGCCGTCGTCTATGGCGGGCTGGCGGGCATCGTCATGCGGTCGGTCACCAGCAACAGATACTGGCTGATCGCCTGCACGCTGGCCGTCGCCGTGCTCTGCGCCATCGTGTTCGGCGCGTCGCGGCTCAGCCTCGGCGTGCATTCGCCGGCGGAAGTGCTGGCCGGCGGCATGATCGGCGTGGGCGGCGCCGTCTCCTCCACGGCGTTCGCCGGCGTCCCCTCGCCCAGGGTCCGGCTCTGGCACGTGCTCGCGGTCGGGCTCGTCATCCTGATCCTGCTGCATGGCACGCACCTGCCGGCGGAGGACACCATCAAGTCGATGGCCTTCACCTTCTGGCCCTTCTCCGCCTGCCGTTGA
- a CDS encoding NADP-dependent malic enzyme, with translation MTDELTDSALRYHRVPRPGKIEVVPTKPLATQRDLSLAYSPGVAAACNEIVRDPSTAAELTARSNLVAVVTNGTAVLGLGAIGPLAAKPVMEGKGVLFKKFAGIDVFDIELAELDQEKLVDIVAALEPTFGGINLEDIKAPECFYVEQKLRERMAIPVFHDDQHGTAIIVGAAVLNGLSLVGKDIARVKLVASGAGAAALSCLGLLEKLGLPRENIWVTDIAGVVWKGRNELMDPWKERYARDTEARTLGEVIGGADIFLGLSAANVLKGEMVARMASAPLILALANPNPEISPEAVAAVRDDAIMATGRSDYPNQVNNVLCFPYIFRGALDVGATIVNDEMKIACVRALAELARKEPSEVVARAFGDAGGGGFGPNQIIPKPFDPRLIVELAPAVAKAAMESGVATRPIADFNAYRQQLSQFVFKSGLAMRPVFEQARSAPKRVIFSAGEDDRVLRAAQIMLDERIAVPILIGRPEVIHRRAQRLGLRFTPGTDVELIDPASDPRYNRYWGAYHGLMERRGVTEPTARNLVRSSPTLIAALAVRLGDADAMIAGAYGRFRTHFNHVRQVIGTREGVRHMAGLSLLVMPTRSLFIADTYVNDDPNAETLADITLLAADEVLRFGVQPKVALLSHSLFGSSDHPSARKMAEAVRILHQRAPSLEVDGEMHGDAALDPEIRQNVFPNSRLRHAANLVICPTLDSANIAFNLLKTAADGLHIGPMLLGTARPAHVLTPSVTARGILNMTALSVVEAQRIAEAED, from the coding sequence TTGACGGACGAACTCACCGACAGCGCGCTCCGCTACCACCGCGTTCCCCGGCCGGGCAAGATCGAGGTCGTCCCGACCAAGCCGCTGGCCACGCAGCGCGACCTGTCACTGGCCTATTCGCCGGGGGTGGCGGCCGCCTGCAACGAGATCGTGCGCGATCCGTCGACCGCGGCCGAACTCACCGCCCGCAGCAATCTGGTCGCGGTCGTCACCAACGGCACCGCCGTGCTGGGGCTGGGCGCCATCGGCCCGCTCGCCGCCAAGCCGGTCATGGAAGGCAAGGGGGTGCTGTTCAAGAAGTTCGCCGGCATCGATGTGTTCGACATCGAGCTGGCCGAGCTCGACCAGGAGAAGCTGGTCGACATCGTGGCGGCGCTCGAGCCCACCTTCGGCGGCATCAACCTCGAGGACATCAAGGCGCCGGAATGCTTCTACGTCGAGCAGAAGCTGCGCGAGCGCATGGCCATCCCGGTGTTCCACGACGACCAGCACGGCACCGCGATCATCGTCGGCGCCGCCGTTCTGAACGGCCTGTCGCTGGTCGGCAAGGACATCGCCAGGGTGAAGCTCGTCGCCTCGGGTGCCGGGGCGGCGGCGCTGTCCTGCCTCGGCCTGCTCGAGAAGCTCGGCCTGCCGCGCGAGAACATCTGGGTGACCGACATTGCGGGCGTCGTCTGGAAGGGCCGCAACGAGCTGATGGATCCCTGGAAGGAGCGCTACGCCCGCGACACGGAGGCGCGCACGCTCGGCGAGGTGATCGGCGGCGCGGACATCTTCCTCGGCCTCTCCGCTGCCAACGTGCTGAAGGGCGAGATGGTGGCGCGCATGGCGTCCGCGCCGCTGATCCTGGCGCTCGCCAACCCCAACCCCGAGATCAGCCCCGAGGCGGTGGCCGCGGTGCGCGACGACGCCATCATGGCGACCGGGCGCAGCGACTATCCGAACCAGGTCAACAACGTCCTCTGCTTTCCCTACATCTTCCGCGGCGCGCTCGATGTCGGCGCTACGATCGTCAACGACGAGATGAAGATCGCCTGCGTGCGGGCGCTTGCGGAGCTCGCGCGCAAGGAGCCGTCGGAAGTCGTGGCGCGCGCCTTCGGCGATGCCGGTGGCGGCGGCTTCGGGCCCAACCAGATCATCCCGAAGCCGTTCGATCCGCGGCTGATCGTCGAGCTCGCGCCCGCCGTCGCGAAGGCGGCGATGGAGTCGGGCGTGGCGACGCGGCCGATCGCCGACTTCAACGCCTATCGCCAGCAGCTCAGCCAGTTCGTCTTCAAGTCGGGCCTCGCCATGCGCCCGGTCTTCGAGCAGGCGAGGAGCGCGCCCAAGCGGGTGATCTTCAGCGCCGGCGAGGATGATCGCGTCCTGCGCGCGGCCCAGATCATGCTCGACGAGCGGATCGCCGTGCCGATCCTGATCGGCCGTCCCGAGGTCATCCATCGCCGCGCCCAGCGGCTCGGGCTGCGCTTCACGCCGGGCACCGACGTGGAGCTCATCGATCCCGCCAGCGACCCGCGCTACAACCGTTACTGGGGCGCCTATCACGGCCTGATGGAGCGCCGCGGCGTCACCGAGCCCACGGCGCGCAACCTGGTGCGCTCGAGCCCGACCCTGATCGCGGCGCTCGCCGTACGGCTGGGCGACGCCGACGCCATGATCGCCGGCGCCTACGGCCGCTTCCGCACGCACTTCAACCATGTGCGACAGGTGATCGGCACACGCGAGGGCGTGCGGCACATGGCGGGCCTCAGCCTGCTGGTGATGCCGACACGCTCGCTGTTCATCGCCGACACCTACGTGAACGACGATCCCAACGCCGAGACGCTGGCCGACATCACGCTGCTCGCGGCCGACGAGGTGCTGCGCTTCGGCGTGCAGCCCAAGGTGGCGCTGCTCTCCCATTCGCTGTTCGGCAGCTCCGATCATCCCTCGGCGCGCAAGATGGCCGAGGCGGTGCGCATCCTGCACCAGCGCGCGCCTTCGCTCGAGGTCGACGGCGAGATGCACGGCGACGCCGCGCTCGATCCCGAGATCCGCCAGAATGTCTTCCCCAACTCGCGCCTGAGGCATGCGGCGAACCTCGTCATCTGCCCGACGCTCGATTCGGCGAACATCGCCTTCAACCTGCTCAAGACCGCCGCCGACGGGCTGCATATCGGCCCCATGCTGCTGGGCACCGCGCGGCCGGCGCATGTGCTGACGCCCTCGGTGACGGCGCGCGGCATCCTCAACATGACCGCGCTCTCCGTCGTCGAGGCCCAGCGCATCGCCGAGGCCGAGGACTGA
- a CDS encoding VOC family protein, with the protein MPITIDRVDHIVLNCRDVETTVAWYQRVLGMTREEFGDYRHTALKFGRQKFNVRPSGKKDWWSVENDGPGALDLCFITRQRPDEVMAHLEACGVKIERGPSQQIGALGPMTSVYCYDPDGNLVEIASYPDGA; encoded by the coding sequence ATGCCCATCACCATCGATCGCGTCGATCACATCGTGCTGAACTGCCGGGACGTCGAGACCACGGTGGCGTGGTACCAGCGTGTGCTCGGCATGACGCGCGAGGAGTTCGGCGACTATCGGCATACGGCGCTGAAGTTCGGCCGGCAGAAGTTCAACGTCCGGCCGAGCGGCAAGAAGGACTGGTGGTCGGTCGAGAACGACGGCCCCGGCGCGCTCGATCTCTGCTTCATCACCCGGCAGCGGCCGGACGAGGTGATGGCGCATCTCGAGGCCTGCGGCGTGAAGATCGAGCGCGGTCCTTCGCAGCAGATCGGGGCGCTGGGGCCGATGACCTCCGTCTATTGCTACGATCCGGACGGCAATCTCGTCGAGATTGCGAGCTACCCCGACGGCGCCTGA
- a CDS encoding aldo/keto reductase has product MKTRLLGRTGLTVSELCFGTMSFGGDADEPMSAAMYKACRDAGINFFDCADAYANGKSEEILGRLMKGHRDELVLTTKCFNATGPDVNARGLSRRHIARAVEASLKRLQTDRIDVLFLHQWDKLTPIEESMRALEDLVRSGKVVYPAISNWAAWQIQRAVDIEERHGWARLQVLQPMYNLVKRQAEVEILPMAEANGLGVTPYSPGAAGLLSGKYFGQASGRLRTNKMYESRYGEPWMVEVAEKYVAFCRQQGLHPVSTAIAWVGSHPAVTSPIVGARNVEQLGASLAAVDVDMTPALRAEIADLSRTPPPATDRSEEQKAARA; this is encoded by the coding sequence ATGAAAACCAGGCTTCTCGGCCGGACCGGGCTCACCGTTTCCGAGCTCTGCTTCGGCACCATGTCGTTCGGCGGGGACGCCGACGAGCCCATGTCGGCGGCCATGTACAAGGCGTGCCGCGACGCCGGCATCAACTTCTTCGACTGCGCCGATGCCTACGCAAACGGCAAGTCGGAGGAGATCCTCGGCCGGCTGATGAAGGGGCATCGCGACGAGCTGGTGCTCACCACCAAGTGCTTCAATGCGACCGGCCCGGACGTCAATGCGCGCGGCCTGTCCCGCCGCCACATCGCCCGCGCGGTCGAGGCGAGCCTGAAGCGCCTTCAGACGGACCGCATCGATGTGCTGTTCCTGCATCAATGGGACAAGCTGACGCCGATCGAGGAGTCCATGCGGGCGCTCGAGGATCTCGTGCGGTCGGGGAAGGTCGTCTATCCGGCGATCAGCAACTGGGCGGCCTGGCAGATCCAGCGCGCGGTCGATATCGAGGAGCGCCACGGCTGGGCGAGGCTGCAGGTGCTGCAGCCGATGTACAATCTCGTGAAGCGCCAGGCCGAGGTCGAAATCCTGCCGATGGCCGAAGCCAACGGCCTCGGCGTGACGCCGTACAGTCCGGGTGCGGCGGGATTGCTGTCGGGCAAGTATTTCGGCCAGGCCTCGGGCCGGCTGCGCACCAACAAGATGTACGAGTCCCGCTATGGCGAGCCGTGGATGGTCGAGGTGGCGGAGAAGTATGTCGCGTTCTGCCGGCAGCAAGGCCTGCATCCGGTCAGCACGGCAATCGCCTGGGTCGGCTCACACCCGGCCGTGACCTCGCCGATCGTCGGCGCCCGCAATGTCGAGCAGCTCGGAGCTTCGCTGGCCGCGGTGGATGTCGACATGACGCCGGCGCTGCGGGCGGAGATCGCCGATCTCTCCCGCACGCCGCCCCCCGCCACCGACCGCTCGGAAGAGCAGAAGGCGGCGAGGGCCTGA